One genomic region from Thermoplasmata archaeon encodes:
- a CDS encoding UPF0147 family protein — MEAELKVKQITEVLDQLAEDTSVPRNIRRGAKEAKDLLVNPKDALDVRAASASFILDELANDPNIPLHGRTLIWNIISQLETVSSQKKT; from the coding sequence TTGGAAGCGGAGCTGAAGGTCAAGCAGATTACGGAGGTGCTGGACCAGCTGGCAGAGGACACCTCCGTTCCGCGCAACATCAGGCGCGGAGCCAAAGAAGCGAAGGACCTCCTGGTCAACCCCAAGGACGCCCTTGATGTGCGGGCCGCGAGCGCCAGCTTCATTTTGGACGAGCTGGCTAATGACCCCAACATCCCCCTGCACGGCCGCACCCTCATCTGGAACATAATCAGCCAGCTCGAGACGGTGAGCAGCCAGAAAAAGACATGA